The Anaerolineae bacterium DNA window GGTGTGGGTGCGCAGCACCACGGGATACGTCTCCCCGTCGCCGCCGGACTTCATATAGAAGGTGTCCTGCATCTCGCGGGCCGGGTGGTGGGGCGGGATGTTGAGCAGTTGGAAGTTGTACTCGTCGGTCTCCACCTCGCGGGAGCGCAGCACCTGAAAGCCCATCTCGGCGAAGATGGCGGTGATGCGGCGGATGGTCTGGGTGACCGGGTGCAGCCGGCCCGGCGTGGGCCGCCGGCCGGGCAGGGTCACATCCAGGCGCTCTTGCTCCACGGAACGGCGTATGGCCTCCTGGCGCAGGGCCTCGGCCCGCTCGGCGTAAGCCGCTTCCATCTCCTGGCGGATTTCGTTGGCCCGTTTGCCCGCCAGGGGGCGCTCCTCGGGGGACAGTTGCCCCAGCCTGGGGAAGACTTGCATCAGCGGGGACTTGCGCCCCAAGTGGGCCACCCGCCAGGCCTCTAAGGATTCGGCGTCCTGCGCCTGGACCAGAGCCTGCAAGGCGGTTTCACGGATGCGTTCCAATTCGTTCAGCATAGGGCCTCCTGGGTTCACACAGGGTAGAAAAAGAACACGCCCATCCCCTCAAGGGACGGGCGTGGTTCCCGCGGTACCACCCTTGTTGGCCGCGCGAAGCGCGACCCACTCCTTACACCCACGGGCAGGGCAACCTGCCTGCCGATGGGCTCCCCGAGTAACGCCGGGGCTACGGCCCGGACTACTACGCCTTTTGGCGATTCACCCGGGCGGCTCGGGAGGGAACTTCAGCCGGTTTCTACCGAGGGCGGGTTCCAGCCTGTGCCCGCCCCTCTCTGGCGGCTTCCGCGCCGGCTTACTTTCCTCCGTCGTCGCCGTTCTCCGTTTCAATGTTGGCTTAATTGTCCCCAAAACACGGGGTTTGTCAAGGGAAAGTGCAGCGGTGGTCGTCCAGGGGAACAAAAAGCCCCCATGTGTCATGGACACATGGGGGAAAACAGGGGCTGAGGCAAAGCCGTCCACCAGGAAGGCGATGGCCTCACAAAGGGTTAGGGCTGCGCGTTCGGTGCGGTCTGGCCCCAGGGGCACTGACCGTCAAAGCCGCCCTGCCCATAGCCGGGCATCCCGTTGGCGTTGGGGGCGAACCCCTGGCCACCGTTGCGGTAGCCCCGCCCGCGGCCCTGGAAACCCTGGGCGTCGAACATGGGGCCGCCCGGCGCGTGGCTCTGCATCCACTTGGCCTGTTCGGAAGAAAGCACGCCGTCGGCCATGGCGGCTTGTCGAGCGGCGTCGCGCGCGGCTTCCATCTTGGCGCGGATTTCATCCGCGGAGAACCCTTGCTCGGCGGCGTAGGCCCATAGGGTGGTGCCCGACTGGTGCAGGGCGTCAAACTCGGCCTCGGTCAGTCCGAAGGCCTCGGCCATGGCCTCTTCCATGTAGGGCTCCAGGAGCCCCTGGCCGCGACTCATCTCGCCAAAACCTTGCGCTCGGCCGCGCGGCGTTTGGGTGGGCGGCCACGCTTTGGCCTTTACCACGTGGGCCACGCCCAGGGCGGCCACGGCCACCAACAGGCTCAACGCGATTCCAAACCAGATTTTGCGCTTCATGGTGTTTTCTCCTTATTGTTGAAGGGATTTTTGTTTCGGACAAAGGCAACCCTTGTTGGTTACGCCCCTATCGTAGCGCGGCCATGTGAAGAAAAGGCCAACGAAAGGTCAAGAAATGATGAAGATCGGCGTTTGAGGGAGGGGGGAGGGCTTTTTGTCCGGCCTTGGGGCCAAGGTGGTGTACAATTCGAGAAAGGAATGGGCAGATGGCCTCAATCGAGGAAAGGGAGACATGAAGGACCTTCGAGACCGGGTGGCGTTGGTCACTGGAGCATCGCGGGGCATAGGGCGGGCCACGGCTCTGGCTCTGGCCCGCGCCGGGGCTCATCTGGCGCTGGTGGCCCGACGGTCCGGCCCGTTGGAAGAGGTGGCCGCCGAGGTGAGGGCTCTGGAGCGTCAGGCGCTGGCCCTCCCGGCTGATGTGCGTGTGGAGGAGCAATCGCGCCAGGCCGTGCGCCGCGCCCTGGCGCACTTTGGCCGCCTGGATGTGCTGGTGGCCAACGCAGGGGTGTATTATCGCAGCCCCATTCGCTCTCTCTCGGTGGACATTCTGCGTCAATCCTTAGCCGTGAACTTTTACGGCAGTGTGTACTTTGTCCTGGAGGCGTTGCCGCATATGCTGGCGCGGGGCCAGGGGCACATCGTGCTGATCACCTCCATGGACGGCAAGAAGGGCATCCCCCCCGATGCGCCCTATGTGGCCGCCAAGTTCGCCCTGAGCGGCTTCGGCGATGTGCTTCGCCAAGAACTGTGCGGCACCGGGGTGGATGTGAGCGTGGTCTTTCCGGGTCGGGTGGATACGCCGATGATCGCCGACTTGGAGGTGCCCTGGATCTCGGCCAAGATCCCGCCCGAAGCCGTGGCCCGCGCCGTGGTGCGGGCTATCCGGCGCCGTCGCGCCGAGGTCATCGTGCCCTTTCAGGCGCGGCTGCTCTACGCCGTCCAATGCGCTGCCCCCACCCTGGCCGATTGGGTGGTGCGCACCTTCCACCTGGAGGGAAAGCCCAAAGCCCGCTAAGCGAACCCAAGGAGGAAATCATGGCTGCCTTGCAAACCGCTTTTCGCCCCCACATTCCCCTGCATCCGTGGTTGCGCACCTTAGAAGTGGCGTTCGTGCCCCCGGAGCGACCGCTCCCTTTGGTGGCGGAGGTTTTCCGGGGGCTGGAAACGGCTTTTCGCAGCCAGGGGCATCGTGTGGTCTCGCCCCCCAGGGCGCACACCCCCGTGCTTTTCACCGCCGCGCCCTTTGGCGAGCCCGTCAACTGGCGCCGCGCCCTGATGTTCACCGCCCGGCGGCGCTTTGATATGCAGGTGACCCCGTTGGTCTGGACCGTGGTCCCTGTGACGCCTCAACGCTGGCAGGAGGAACTCGCCCGCCTGGTGCAGGCCCTGAGCAAGCCCGCCCCGCAGGCCGAGGACTTCGCCTACCCCGGCCTGGCCTCGACGGCCTGGCGTACCCTGGTGGAGCAGGGACGGCGCGGCGGCCCCATCCTGGCCCTGGAGCGGGTGGTGCAGGCCCAGGCCAAAAGCATTCGCGTGCTGCTGGTGGTGGGGGAAGACCATCCTCAGGAGGCCTACCTTTTCGACCTGGTGGGCGCTCATCCGCGCATCCCTGCCGAGGACCCGAATTTCTTTTACGCTGACCTGGTCTTGCGCATCGTCACCGCCGCCAGCACGCGCGAAGTCACCGACCATGTGGTGGTGGGCGACCTCATCGCTGCCGAAACGTGGCAGGCCCTGGAAGCCCCTCGCGCCATGCGGCGCGCCGCCGCCGAACTAGGCCGACGCGACTTCTTCACCCCCATGGTGCGCATCAGCGACCTGGTGGCCGTGCCCGCCGTAGAGGCCAGTATCAGCAGCCAGTACAGTGAGGGTTGCTTTGCCACCTGGGAGCCGCGCCTCAATGCCCTCATCGCGACCGTGACGGGGAGCGCCCGCCCCGTGGCCAAGGACGCCATCACCGACGACGATTTGGCTGTTATCGTGGGCGTGCGTCCCGACGGCCAGGGGGCCTTAGTGCGCCATGTGGAGGGCAAGCGCAACGACCCGCCCTCCTCCGAGGCGGTGGAACTTTTCGACATGGACGCCCCGCTGCCGCGGGTCGACTGGCACGGCGCCACCGTGCCCGTGGCGCGGTCTAAACTGCACGGCCACCGCGGGGTGCGGGCGTTCGACCCCACCCTGGTGGAATTCGTGCCCCTGGACGAGGCGTACTACCACCTCCCTGTTTCCTGCGCCACCGACGCCCAGGCGCGAGGTATCAAAGGGGCCTTTGCCCGCTCCCAGGCGCTGCGCAACCCCGCGGACCCGCGGCAAATTGTCTTCACCGTGCTGCCCGGTCACGGGCTGGTCATGGTCGAGAAGTGGGTCCCTGGCAAGGCGCCCTTTCAGGTGATGTGGGAAGCCATGGATGCCGGGCGCATCGTGATTGATTCCCGGGTGTCCCAGGGGCCGTTTACCTACGAGATGAACGCGGAAGGACAGATGGCCTTGAGGGAGACGAACTGACCCCTGGGGTGGGTACCCCCACGGGGGGAGTGGCACTTCCCCGGGGGGGGGGCAGCCCGGCGGGATATGGGGGCTAGATCGTTTCCCAGGGGAAAAACGTCCCCCTTGAGGTCCTTCCGCACCCAATTTCCAGGATTTGGAGGCGTGAAGATGGCTGAACTGCAAGGCAAAGTGGCCGTGATCACCGGCGCGTCGCGGGGCATTGGCCGGGCCATCGCCGAAGCCCTGGCCCAAGCCGGGGCGGCGGTGGTGGTGTCGAGCCGCAAGCAAGAGGTGCTAGACGAAGTGGCGGAAGCCATCCGCGCGGCAGGGGGGCAGGCTTTGACCGTGGCCGCCCACACGGGCGATTCTGGGGCCGTGCAGCGTCTCATCGAGCGCACGGTGGAGACCTTTGGGGGCGTGGACATTCTGGTGAACAACGCGGCTACCAATCCCCACTTTGGCCCACTGCTGACTGCCGAGGAAAGCCACTGGCAGAAAATCCTCGATGTGAATTTGGTGGGCTACTTCCGCACGGCCAAGGCCGTGGTGCCGCATATGGAGCGGCGCGGCGGCGGGAAAATCGTCAACATCGCCTCCATCGCTGGGCTGACCCCCTTGCAGGCCATGGGGGTCTACAGCGTGGCCAAAGCCGGGGTGATCATGTTGACCAAGGCCCTGGCCCTGGAACTGGCGGAGCGCAACATCCAGGTGAACGCCGTAGCGCCGGGGCTGGTGAAAACGCGCTTTAGCCGCGCGCTGTGGGAGCCGGAGGATATGCGGGAGCGGGTGCTGCGTCTGGTGCCGCAAAAGCGCTTTGCCGCGCCCGAGGAGATCGCCGCGCTGGTGCGTTATCTGGTCTCCCCAGAGGCGAAATTCATCACCGGCGAGGTGATCGTCATCGACGGCGGCCAGCACCTCTCGGCAGGGCGGTTGGCCTGAAGCGTGCAAGGCCATCGACGCCTCAGAGCGGAGCGCCTCCTCAGAGCCGCGAAGTCGAAGGGGCGGTTCGCCATGACAGGAAAGGGGTGGCTTCTTCGGCCAACGTCGCAGGTCCTGACATGAAAGGGAGGGCCCACCGTGGCCTATGCACATCTTTGTGGCAGGAGGCGGCGATGTTCGTGGCGAAACAACTGGCCGATGCTGTGACCTGGGGGCGGGCGTTGATTGCCGTTATGCTCTTCTGGCTGGGGTTCAGCGCCGGGGCGTCGGGGCTGCCCTGGGCCGTGGCGCTCATGCTCCTCGCCTGGACGGCGGATTCGGTGGATGGCGCCCTAGCCCGGCGCAGTTCGCGGCGCTACCACACCTGGATCGGCGACCACGATCTGGAGGTGGACATTCTCGTTGCTTTGGGGTTGTTGGGTTATCTCACTTTGAGCGGTTGGGTTTCGCCAAAGCAAGCCGGGCTTTACCTGGCGCTTTGGGCGCTGGCCTTTCTATTCTTCGGTTATGTGCATGTACTGGGGGAACTGGTGCAGGCCCCCATCTACGGCGATTTTGTCTGGGTCGCGTGGCGTCATGCCCCGTCGGTGGGTTGGCTGCTCCCGGCTTGGATGGTGGCCGCCATCGTGGTCACCTGGCCGCGTTTCCCCGAGGAGAAGGTGAAAGGGTTTTTGCAGGAAATGGCCGAGTTTTTGGGCCGTGCCTCGCGGCGTTAAGGCGGCTTAGCAACGCCAGCGGGCGAAGGGCCGCGCCCGGCGGGCGACGAAGGCGGCATAGGCCGCCTGTAGGCGCCGGGTGACCGGCCCCGGGGTTCCCGTGCCCACGGGTTGCCCGTCAATGCGCACGATAGGCACCACGCCCCGCGAACTGCTGGTCAGAAAGGCTTCGTCCAGGGTGAGCACTTCTTCCACAGGGAGCATGGCGTAGCGCAGCGGGAGGCCCAGTTGCCGCACCAGATACAACACAGCCCGGCGGGTGACGCCGTAGAGCACGCCGCGCCGGGCCGTTCCCACCACGCCCCCGCGCACGAAGAAAAAGTTGCTCGTTAGGCCCTCGGTCAGGCGTCCCCGGCGCACCAGCAGGCCCTCGTAAGCCCCTTGTTCGCGCACCTGGCGGCGTTGGGCCAGGCTTTCGCGAATGAAAGCGGTGCGTTTCAGTTCGGGCCGGCGGCGGGTGAGGGGCACGGTGACCACTTCCACGCCCTCGGCGTAGATCTCCGGGGGCGGTGGTGTGAAGGGAGTCGCCAGGACGGTGAGGGACCCGTCGGCCAGGCTGAGCACCAGGCGGAGGCGCATCTCCCGGGGGCGAAGGGGGAGCAGCAGGCCGTCCAGCAGGCGCGGTATGACGGCCAGAGGCCCTTGAGGCGTGACGCCCAAGTCGGGCAAAGGGCGATACAAACGACGCAGATGGGCGCAGAGGCCCAGGGCCTTGCGCCCCTGGTCGAAGGTGCGCAGGGTGGTGTACAGCCCCGGCGGCAGGGCCAGGGTGGCTTCGTCCAGGGTCTCCCCCTGGGGGCTGAACGGCACGGGATGCTCGGGCGGCGTGATGCGCCAGGCGTAGAGGGGCATCGGTGGGTCCTCTTGTTTTCTTGTGGTTGCTCCAGGGATGCGTGTCTTCTTCTTGAAAAACCCTGGATTGCCGCATCTGGGTGTTGATTTTCGTTCTCAATTGTGCCATACTGGGAAAAATCCTTCAAACCCAGCACAAGGAGGCCCCCATGGAACGAGGTTGGAAGGAGTGGCGCCGAGAACTCATCGATGTGGCCATGGGCCGTCGCCCGGCCGACCTGGTCATCCGCAACGGACGTTGGGTCAGCGTGCAATCGGGCGAAATCCTACCCCACACCGATATCGCCGTGGCCCAGGGACGCATCGCCTACATCGGTCCCGACGCCAGCCACGCCATCGGCACCGAAACCGAGGTGGTGGACGCCGGGGGTATGTACCTGGTCCCCGGGCTGCTGGACGCCCACATGCACATCGAATCGGGCATGGTCACGGTCACCGAATTCGTGCGCGCGGTGATCCCCCACGGCACAACGGGGATGTTCGTCGATCCCCACGAAATCGCCAATGTGTTCGGCTTGAAGGGCGTGCGCCTGATGGTGGACGAGGCGCGGGTGCAGCCCATCCACGTCTGGGTGCAGGTGCCCTCCTGCGTGCCTTCGGCCCCCGGCGTGGAGACCTCCGGCGGCACCATCACCCCCGAGGATGTGGCCGAGGCCATGGCCTGGGAGGGCGTCATCGGCCTGGGAGAAATGATGAACTTTCCCGGCGTGTTCCAGGGGGATGAAAAGATGCTGGCCGAGATGGCCGCCACGGCGGCTGCTGGCAAGGTGATCGGCGGGCACTACGCCAGCCCGGACCTGGGGTTGCCCTTTCACGGCTATGTGGTCGGTGGCCCCGAGGACGACCATGAGGGCACGCGGGTGGAAGATGCCATCGCCCGCGTGCGCCAGGGCATGAAGGTCATGTTGCGCTTCGGCTCGGCCTGGCACGATGTGGCGGCCCAGGTCAAAGCCATCACCGAACACGGCCTGGACCCGCGCCACTTTCTGCTTTGTACCGACGACAGCCATGCCGAAACCCTGGTGACCGAAGGCCACATGGACCGCGTGGTGCGTCACGCCATCGCCCAGGGGCTCCCGCCCATCACCGCCATCCAGATGGCCACCCTGAACACCGCCGAGCACTTCGGCGTGGCCCGGCAAGTAGGCCTGCTGGCGCCGGGGCGTTGGGCCGACATCCTGCTGGTGCCCGACCTGGCCGATTTCCGCCCCGCACGGGTGTACGCCAAAGGGCGCTTGCTGGCCGAAGATGGACGCCTGCTCATCGATCTGCCGCCCTACCCTTATCCCGATTGGGCCTGTCAGTCGGTGCAGCTGGCTCGTCCGTTGACCGCCGAGGACTTCCGCCTGGTTGCCCAGGCCAACCCCACCGCGCGGGTGCATGTCATCGGCGTCATCGAGAATCAGGCCCCCACCCGCCATCTGGTCATGGAAGTGCCTGTGCAGGACGGCGAAATTCGCCCCGATCGGGAGCGCGACCTGGCCAAAGTGGCGCTAGTGGAACGCCACCACGGCACCGGAACCGTGCAGGTGGGCCTGGTGCACGGCTTCGGCTTCACCGCACCGTGCGCCATCGCCTCCACCGTGGCCCACGACAGCCATCACATGCTGGTGGTGGGCACCGACGAGGCGCAGATGGTGCTGGCGGCCAACAAGTTGGCCGAAGTCGGCGGCGGCCAGGTGGTGGTCAAAGACAGCCAGGTCATCGGCCTGGTCCCCCTGCCCATCGCCGGCCTGATGTCCGACGCGCGAGCCGAGGAGGTCGCCCGTCAGGCCGCCACGGTGTTGGCGGGCTTTCGCGCGTGCGGCTGCACACTGAACAACCCCAACATGCAACTCAGCCTGCTGGCCCTGGTGGTCATTCCCGAACTGCGGCTTTCGGACAAAGGGCTGGTGGATGTGACGCGGTTTGCTTTCGTGCCCGTGGTGGAAGACGGTGCGTCTTGAGGGACACAGGTTCCGAGCCTTCTCTTCCCCTTGCGATGATGCCGTAAGTTGAGTAAAGCAGCCGCTCAACTTACGGCATTATTCTTGCGTTGTCGCCTCGCCGGGGTGGGCCAGTTTGGCGATGGTGGCCCCCTCACCGCCCTCCTGGGGCAGCGCCGGTTCCACGGCCACCACATGGGGGTGCTGACGCAGGGCGACCCGCACTGCCTGGCGCAGTTTGCCCGTACCCTTGCCGTGCACGATGCGCACGAAGGGCAGCCCGGCCAGGTAGGCCTGGTCCAGGTGGCGTTCCAGGGCTTCCAACGCCTCGTCCACCGGCATCCCGCGCAGGTGCAGTTCCGCGCCGGGCGAGGGTACTTCGGGCACCCGCACGGTGCCCCGCTCCTCAGCCTGGCGCGGGGGAGCAGGCTCGTCCAGCACGCGCAGTTGGCGCACGGGCACCCGCACGCGCATCGCGCCCACCAGCACCTCGGCTTCGTCGTCTTCCAGCGCGGCTACCTCGCCCTGGGCGTTCAGCGGGGCCACATAGACCCGGCTGCCCACTTGCAGGGGCAGAGGG harbors:
- a CDS encoding SDR family oxidoreductase; the protein is MAELQGKVAVITGASRGIGRAIAEALAQAGAAVVVSSRKQEVLDEVAEAIRAAGGQALTVAAHTGDSGAVQRLIERTVETFGGVDILVNNAATNPHFGPLLTAEESHWQKILDVNLVGYFRTAKAVVPHMERRGGGKIVNIASIAGLTPLQAMGVYSVAKAGVIMLTKALALELAERNIQVNAVAPGLVKTRFSRALWEPEDMRERVLRLVPQKRFAAPEEIAALVRYLVSPEAKFITGEVIVIDGGQHLSAGRLA
- the ade gene encoding adenine deaminase — protein: MERGWKEWRRELIDVAMGRRPADLVIRNGRWVSVQSGEILPHTDIAVAQGRIAYIGPDASHAIGTETEVVDAGGMYLVPGLLDAHMHIESGMVTVTEFVRAVIPHGTTGMFVDPHEIANVFGLKGVRLMVDEARVQPIHVWVQVPSCVPSAPGVETSGGTITPEDVAEAMAWEGVIGLGEMMNFPGVFQGDEKMLAEMAATAAAGKVIGGHYASPDLGLPFHGYVVGGPEDDHEGTRVEDAIARVRQGMKVMLRFGSAWHDVAAQVKAITEHGLDPRHFLLCTDDSHAETLVTEGHMDRVVRHAIAQGLPPITAIQMATLNTAEHFGVARQVGLLAPGRWADILLVPDLADFRPARVYAKGRLLAEDGRLLIDLPPYPYPDWACQSVQLARPLTAEDFRLVAQANPTARVHVIGVIENQAPTRHLVMEVPVQDGEIRPDRERDLAKVALVERHHGTGTVQVGLVHGFGFTAPCAIASTVAHDSHHMLVVGTDEAQMVLAANKLAEVGGGQVVVKDSQVIGLVPLPIAGLMSDARAEEVARQAATVLAGFRACGCTLNNPNMQLSLLALVVIPELRLSDKGLVDVTRFAFVPVVEDGAS
- a CDS encoding SDR family NAD(P)-dependent oxidoreductase, which gives rise to MKDLRDRVALVTGASRGIGRATALALARAGAHLALVARRSGPLEEVAAEVRALERQALALPADVRVEEQSRQAVRRALAHFGRLDVLVANAGVYYRSPIRSLSVDILRQSLAVNFYGSVYFVLEALPHMLARGQGHIVLITSMDGKKGIPPDAPYVAAKFALSGFGDVLRQELCGTGVDVSVVFPGRVDTPMIADLEVPWISAKIPPEAVARAVVRAIRRRRAEVIVPFQARLLYAVQCAAPTLADWVVRTFHLEGKPKAR